In the Streptomyces sp. SJL17-4 genome, CCCCGGGGAGCAGGGGGGCGCGGACGAGCAGGTCGCAGCGGCGCTGTCTGCGCCGCGACCGGGCCTGGCTGAACTCCCGACCCAGCATCGCCCCGGACCACACCCCGCCGGCCGCCAGGGCCACCGCGAGGACCGCGGACCAGGGCCCGGTCGTGCCGAGCTCGTACGCGTCGATCACCGCGCGTGGCGCGGGCGCGAAGATCTGCCCCCGGACGGCCTGCCAGGCGGTCGACGCGCTGAACGTCATGGAGAGCGCGAAGCTCAACAGCACGGCGCCGACCACGCACTGCCACACCCAGAGGGCCACCACGGGTTCTCGCTCGACCCAGTCCGCCCGCGACAGCAGCCGGGGGGCCGCGAGGGCGGTCAGGACGCCGAGCACGAACAGCGCGAGGGAGACCCACATGACGCCAGCCTATGAGCGCGGTACTGGTCGGGGGTATGCCCCCGGACGGCAAGTGACGTACGCCACGGTTTGGTTGGGCCGGGCCGCCCCTCACAGCCCGGTCGGGCGCCGGGCGGAACTCACAACGTCACCAGCATGGCCAGCATCGCGAGAGCCATCGACAGCCGGCAGGCGAGCGCCAGCTCCGGCCGCGTCGCCCAGACCGGCCGCGGCCCCCGGACCGGTCCCGTGGCGCCCGTCGCCGTCCCCGTCGTCGTGGACAGTCGGCCCCGGCCCGTGCCGCCCGTCGCCGGTAGCGCGACCGGCACGAGTCTCGCGCCCGCGTGCAGCACGTACACCATGTAATAGAGGAGCAGTCCGCCCGTGAGTACGGGTATGCCGCCCGGCGTGCCCGCCGTGTGCCCCGCGTGCGCCCCCGCGCCGGGTGCCGCCATCGCGACCGCCATGTAGACCATGGCGAGCGAGCCGACGACGTGGTGCAGGTGGTGTCCGCCGCGCCGGACCCCCGTGAGGCCGTGCAGCGCCGCGCCGCCGAACACCGCCGCGTACACCGCCCAGCCCCACTCCGGCGGCGTGAGCACCGCCGCGGGCAGCGCCATCGACGCCATCCCGAAGCCCATCACCGCCTCGCCGCCCGCGGCCCGTCGCTCCTCCCCGGCGCACGCGCGCATCCGCAGGAGGCAGTACACGCCCGTCACCGCGCAGAGCACGACCGCCAACCACCCGGACAGGGCCGGACCGTGCACGGCACACCTCCCCCTCGACGCCGCCCTTCCCCGGAGAATGCCCGCGTCCGGTCGGGCGCACGCGGGCGCACGGGCGCGTACAGGCGTACGAGGGGAGTGAAAGGTGCGGGCGTTAGGCTCGGGACGATCGCGTACGGCGATCGTCAGCGCCCGAGGGGAGCCCCGTTCACATGGACACCGCCACGTCGCACGAGACCGGCCGGATCAGCTACCGCGAGGCGGTCCTGGACGACGTCCCGGCCCTCGTC is a window encoding:
- a CDS encoding DUF5134 domain-containing protein, with the translated sequence MHGPALSGWLAVVLCAVTGVYCLLRMRACAGEERRAAGGEAVMGFGMASMALPAAVLTPPEWGWAVYAAVFGGAALHGLTGVRRGGHHLHHVVGSLAMVYMAVAMAAPGAGAHAGHTAGTPGGIPVLTGGLLLYYMVYVLHAGARLVPVALPATGGTGRGRLSTTTGTATGATGPVRGPRPVWATRPELALACRLSMALAMLAMLVTL